A genomic window from Hirundo rustica isolate bHirRus1 chromosome 14, bHirRus1.pri.v3, whole genome shotgun sequence includes:
- the REEP2 gene encoding receptor expression-enhancing protein 2 isoform X2: MKMSSTDLNTDSCGIPLVKWMMYWIVFAFFTTAETLTDIVLSWAERCPVYGVFMAMDERLNDTRRRFPFYFELKIAFVIWLLSPYTKGSSVLYRKFVHPTLSNKEKEIDEYITQACDKSYETMMRVGKRGLNLAANAAVTAAAKGQGVLSEKLRSFSMQDLTLIRDEDTVHMRSHDPQLRPSGAGLLETIEDSASCYSSGEESSVAHRSNGTPPDTRTDPSDEDAGDKLPKRTQSLKTPKKVMKAELPVRSVKARPKKKAAASLASGESS; the protein is encoded by the exons ATGAAGATGAGCAGCACAGATCTCAACACTGATTCCTGTGGGATTCCACTG GTGAAGTGGATGATGTACTGGATTGTGTTTGCGTTTTTCACCACTGCAGAAACACTCACAGACATTGTTCTTTCTTG GGCTGAGAGATGCCCTGTTTATGGAGTTTTCATGGCTATGGATGAAAGACTAAATGATACTCGAAGAAG GTTTCCCTTTTATTTCGAGCTGAAAATCGCATTTGTGATTTGGCTGCTCTCCCCTTACACCAAGGGCTCCAGTGTCCTCTACAGGAAGTTTGTGCACCCAACGCTCTCCAATAAGGAGAAG GAAATCGATGAATACATTACTCAGGCTTGTGACAAGAGCTATGAAACCATGATGCGAGTTGGCAAGAGAGGGTTAAACCTTGCTGCCAATGCAGCAGTTACTGCAGCTGCGAAG GGACAGGGAGTTTTGTCTGAGAAGCTTCGAAGTTTCAGCATGCAGGATCTCACTCTGATCCGAGATGAAGACACTGTGCATATGCGAAGCCATGATCCACAACTGCGCCCCTCTGGTGCGGGTCTTCTGGAAACTATTGAAGACTCAG CTTCCTGTTACTCctcaggagaggagagcagtgTGGCACATCGGTCTAATGGAACCCCACCAGATACTAGAACAGACCCATCAGATGAAGATGCAGGAGACAAACTTCCTAAACGTACCCAGAGTCTCAAAACTCCTAAAAAGGTGATGAAAGCTGAG ctTCCAGTGAGAAGTGTAAAAGCCCGCCCTAAGAAGAAAGCTGCCGCCTCTCTTGCTTCTGGCGAGTCATCCTAA
- the REEP2 gene encoding receptor expression-enhancing protein 2 isoform X1 → MVSWIISRLVVLIFGTLYPAYSSYKAVKTKNVKEYVKWMMYWIVFAFFTTAETLTDIVLSWAERCPVYGVFMAMDERLNDTRRRFPFYFELKIAFVIWLLSPYTKGSSVLYRKFVHPTLSNKEKEIDEYITQACDKSYETMMRVGKRGLNLAANAAVTAAAKGQGVLSEKLRSFSMQDLTLIRDEDTVHMRSHDPQLRPSGAGLLETIEDSASCYSSGEESSVAHRSNGTPPDTRTDPSDEDAGDKLPKRTQSLKTPKKVMKAELPVRSVKARPKKKAAASLASGESS, encoded by the exons ATGGTCTCCTGGATAATCTCCCGCCTCGTGGT GCTGATCTTCGGCACCCTCTACCCCGCGTACTCCTCCTACAAGGCCGTGAAGACGAAAAACGTAAAGGAATAT GTGAAGTGGATGATGTACTGGATTGTGTTTGCGTTTTTCACCACTGCAGAAACACTCACAGACATTGTTCTTTCTTG GGCTGAGAGATGCCCTGTTTATGGAGTTTTCATGGCTATGGATGAAAGACTAAATGATACTCGAAGAAG GTTTCCCTTTTATTTCGAGCTGAAAATCGCATTTGTGATTTGGCTGCTCTCCCCTTACACCAAGGGCTCCAGTGTCCTCTACAGGAAGTTTGTGCACCCAACGCTCTCCAATAAGGAGAAG GAAATCGATGAATACATTACTCAGGCTTGTGACAAGAGCTATGAAACCATGATGCGAGTTGGCAAGAGAGGGTTAAACCTTGCTGCCAATGCAGCAGTTACTGCAGCTGCGAAG GGACAGGGAGTTTTGTCTGAGAAGCTTCGAAGTTTCAGCATGCAGGATCTCACTCTGATCCGAGATGAAGACACTGTGCATATGCGAAGCCATGATCCACAACTGCGCCCCTCTGGTGCGGGTCTTCTGGAAACTATTGAAGACTCAG CTTCCTGTTACTCctcaggagaggagagcagtgTGGCACATCGGTCTAATGGAACCCCACCAGATACTAGAACAGACCCATCAGATGAAGATGCAGGAGACAAACTTCCTAAACGTACCCAGAGTCTCAAAACTCCTAAAAAGGTGATGAAAGCTGAG ctTCCAGTGAGAAGTGTAAAAGCCCGCCCTAAGAAGAAAGCTGCCGCCTCTCTTGCTTCTGGCGAGTCATCCTAA
- the REEP2 gene encoding receptor expression-enhancing protein 2 isoform X3 — translation MVSWIISRLVVLIFGTLYPAYSSYKAVKTKNVKEYVKWMMYWIVFAFFTTAETLTDIVLSWFPFYFELKIAFVIWLLSPYTKGSSVLYRKFVHPTLSNKEKEIDEYITQACDKSYETMMRVGKRGLNLAANAAVTAAAKGQGVLSEKLRSFSMQDLTLIRDEDTVHMRSHDPQLRPSGAGLLETIEDSASCYSSGEESSVAHRSNGTPPDTRTDPSDEDAGDKLPKRTQSLKTPKKVMKAELPVRSVKARPKKKAAASLASGESS, via the exons ATGGTCTCCTGGATAATCTCCCGCCTCGTGGT GCTGATCTTCGGCACCCTCTACCCCGCGTACTCCTCCTACAAGGCCGTGAAGACGAAAAACGTAAAGGAATAT GTGAAGTGGATGATGTACTGGATTGTGTTTGCGTTTTTCACCACTGCAGAAACACTCACAGACATTGTTCTTTCTTG GTTTCCCTTTTATTTCGAGCTGAAAATCGCATTTGTGATTTGGCTGCTCTCCCCTTACACCAAGGGCTCCAGTGTCCTCTACAGGAAGTTTGTGCACCCAACGCTCTCCAATAAGGAGAAG GAAATCGATGAATACATTACTCAGGCTTGTGACAAGAGCTATGAAACCATGATGCGAGTTGGCAAGAGAGGGTTAAACCTTGCTGCCAATGCAGCAGTTACTGCAGCTGCGAAG GGACAGGGAGTTTTGTCTGAGAAGCTTCGAAGTTTCAGCATGCAGGATCTCACTCTGATCCGAGATGAAGACACTGTGCATATGCGAAGCCATGATCCACAACTGCGCCCCTCTGGTGCGGGTCTTCTGGAAACTATTGAAGACTCAG CTTCCTGTTACTCctcaggagaggagagcagtgTGGCACATCGGTCTAATGGAACCCCACCAGATACTAGAACAGACCCATCAGATGAAGATGCAGGAGACAAACTTCCTAAACGTACCCAGAGTCTCAAAACTCCTAAAAAGGTGATGAAAGCTGAG ctTCCAGTGAGAAGTGTAAAAGCCCGCCCTAAGAAGAAAGCTGCCGCCTCTCTTGCTTCTGGCGAGTCATCCTAA
- the REEP2 gene encoding receptor expression-enhancing protein 2 isoform X4 yields MKMSSTDLNTDSCGIPLVKWMMYWIVFAFFTTAETLTDIVLSWFPFYFELKIAFVIWLLSPYTKGSSVLYRKFVHPTLSNKEKEIDEYITQACDKSYETMMRVGKRGLNLAANAAVTAAAKGQGVLSEKLRSFSMQDLTLIRDEDTVHMRSHDPQLRPSGAGLLETIEDSASCYSSGEESSVAHRSNGTPPDTRTDPSDEDAGDKLPKRTQSLKTPKKVMKAELPVRSVKARPKKKAAASLASGESS; encoded by the exons ATGAAGATGAGCAGCACAGATCTCAACACTGATTCCTGTGGGATTCCACTG GTGAAGTGGATGATGTACTGGATTGTGTTTGCGTTTTTCACCACTGCAGAAACACTCACAGACATTGTTCTTTCTTG GTTTCCCTTTTATTTCGAGCTGAAAATCGCATTTGTGATTTGGCTGCTCTCCCCTTACACCAAGGGCTCCAGTGTCCTCTACAGGAAGTTTGTGCACCCAACGCTCTCCAATAAGGAGAAG GAAATCGATGAATACATTACTCAGGCTTGTGACAAGAGCTATGAAACCATGATGCGAGTTGGCAAGAGAGGGTTAAACCTTGCTGCCAATGCAGCAGTTACTGCAGCTGCGAAG GGACAGGGAGTTTTGTCTGAGAAGCTTCGAAGTTTCAGCATGCAGGATCTCACTCTGATCCGAGATGAAGACACTGTGCATATGCGAAGCCATGATCCACAACTGCGCCCCTCTGGTGCGGGTCTTCTGGAAACTATTGAAGACTCAG CTTCCTGTTACTCctcaggagaggagagcagtgTGGCACATCGGTCTAATGGAACCCCACCAGATACTAGAACAGACCCATCAGATGAAGATGCAGGAGACAAACTTCCTAAACGTACCCAGAGTCTCAAAACTCCTAAAAAGGTGATGAAAGCTGAG ctTCCAGTGAGAAGTGTAAAAGCCCGCCCTAAGAAGAAAGCTGCCGCCTCTCTTGCTTCTGGCGAGTCATCCTAA